In Alkalibaculum bacchi, a single genomic region encodes these proteins:
- a CDS encoding YerC/YecD family TrpR-related protein: MDKKKVELLLKSFLTLETQEECLVFLEDLCTINEIEDMSHRIEIADLLNKGKTFNEVQDLTGASSTTVSRVSRCLKHGNGYKTALKRVSKMES, translated from the coding sequence GTGGACAAAAAGAAAGTAGAGTTGCTTCTTAAGAGTTTTTTAACCTTAGAAACACAAGAAGAGTGTCTGGTCTTTTTAGAGGATTTGTGTACGATTAATGAAATTGAGGACATGTCTCACAGAATAGAAATAGCAGATTTACTAAATAAGGGAAAAACCTTTAATGAAGTTCAAGATTTGACTGGAGCTAGCTCTACAACCGTAAGTAGAGTTAGTAGATGTCTAAAGCATGGGAACGGTTATAAGACTGCTTTAAAGCGAGTATCTAAAATGGAGTCGTAG
- a CDS encoding LacI family DNA-binding transcriptional regulator, whose amino-acid sequence MSVKIKDVAREANVSVATVSRVLNNIPLVNEETKKRVLDAIEKTGYKPNAIARSLKMQKTNTLGIMIPDISQAFYTNVVRGVEDVCNIYDYNIILCNTDSDAQKELKYFNVFIEKQCDGILFIGKSLKDELINQIAISKIPVVLGALTDSEDRIPSVSIDNEQASYDLTMHLIENGHKRIAFFDDEDETSFVGIERKKGYKRALESQGIAYRKEYVFDGKYSIKGGFDLMEELLKLEDLPTAVFALNDEMALGAIRKLEEKGLKVPQDMSVAGFNNFTVSEWLTPSITTIAQPMYDIGALCARMLIKMLDGHKDEVKSLYVPHKLIERESTSDIK is encoded by the coding sequence ATGAGTGTAAAAATTAAAGATGTAGCAAGAGAGGCAAATGTATCTGTAGCTACTGTATCAAGAGTACTAAATAATATACCATTGGTTAATGAAGAAACAAAAAAAAGAGTACTAGATGCTATTGAAAAAACAGGGTATAAACCTAATGCCATTGCAAGAAGTCTTAAAATGCAAAAGACAAATACTTTAGGAATTATGATACCTGATATATCTCAGGCCTTTTACACTAATGTTGTAAGAGGTGTTGAAGATGTATGTAATATATATGATTATAATATTATTTTATGTAATACAGATTCGGATGCCCAAAAAGAATTAAAGTATTTTAATGTATTTATTGAAAAGCAATGTGATGGAATTTTATTTATTGGCAAGTCATTGAAGGATGAATTGATCAATCAAATAGCTATCAGTAAAATCCCTGTTGTGCTTGGAGCATTAACAGATAGCGAGGATCGAATCCCTAGTGTTTCCATAGATAATGAGCAAGCAAGTTATGATTTGACAATGCACCTTATTGAAAATGGACATAAAAGGATTGCCTTTTTTGATGATGAAGATGAAACATCTTTTGTTGGAATAGAGAGGAAAAAGGGGTATAAAAGAGCATTAGAATCACAGGGTATCGCTTATAGAAAAGAGTATGTTTTTGATGGTAAATACTCTATTAAGGGGGGATTCGATTTAATGGAAGAATTGCTGAAATTAGAGGATTTACCGACAGCAGTTTTTGCCCTTAATGATGAGATGGCTCTAGGAGCTATTCGCAAATTAGAAGAAAAAGGATTGAAAGTGCCTCAAGATATGAGCGTTGCAGGTTTTAATAATTTTACAGTTTCTGAATGGTTAACCCCATCTATTACTACTATTGCTCAACCAATGTACGATATAGGAGCACTATGCGCAAGAATGTTAATAAAAATGCTTGACGGTCACAAAGATGAGGTAAAAAGTTTATACGTTCCACATAAACTAATTGAGCGTGAATCAACATCTGATATAAAGTAA
- a CDS encoding FAD:protein FMN transferase, with translation MKKLFCILAIITTLFTIAGCTDNKSNQDVQQEYVSKTDFYLDTVVDIKIYNPNNKSAEVIDKAMERIGALEEILSIHIEGSDLWKVKENAGIKPVEVSKETMEVMKASLKYSEYTNGLFDVTTGPLVDLWAINPPNGYVPTEEELQTTLSKVNYNNMIIDEENNTIFLKDKGMIANLGAIAKGYIADEVKEILVENDVKNAIINLGGNVLLVGGKPDNSGFKIGVQDPNSDRGAYLGVIDDRDLSVVSSGDYERYFEVEGKRYHHILNPATGYPADNEIRQVTILSKLSVDGDGLSTSTFVLGLKDGMKLIESIDDVEGIFVTKDHKIYLTSGIRDSFVFDEVNYGDQYTVVK, from the coding sequence TTGAAAAAACTATTTTGTATTTTAGCAATTATCACCACGCTGTTCACTATTGCTGGATGCACAGATAACAAAAGTAATCAAGATGTACAACAGGAGTATGTGTCAAAAACAGATTTCTACTTAGACACGGTTGTAGATATAAAAATATACAATCCCAACAATAAAAGCGCAGAAGTTATTGATAAAGCTATGGAAAGAATAGGGGCTTTAGAGGAAATACTAAGTATACACATTGAAGGTAGTGACTTATGGAAAGTAAAGGAAAATGCAGGGATCAAGCCTGTTGAAGTTTCTAAGGAAACGATGGAAGTCATGAAAGCAAGCTTAAAGTATTCTGAGTATACAAATGGCCTCTTTGATGTCACAACAGGACCATTAGTAGATTTGTGGGCAATTAATCCTCCAAATGGTTACGTACCAACAGAGGAAGAATTACAAACCACATTATCTAAAGTCAATTATAATAATATGATTATTGACGAAGAAAATAACACTATTTTCTTGAAAGATAAAGGCATGATAGCGAACTTAGGCGCTATTGCTAAAGGATATATTGCTGATGAGGTAAAAGAAATACTAGTAGAAAACGATGTAAAAAATGCGATTATCAATCTAGGTGGTAATGTTCTACTGGTTGGAGGCAAGCCAGACAATTCGGGCTTTAAAATAGGTGTACAAGATCCTAATTCAGATAGAGGCGCATATCTTGGTGTAATTGACGATAGAGATTTATCTGTAGTATCATCTGGCGATTATGAAAGATACTTTGAAGTGGAAGGAAAGAGATACCATCATATTCTTAATCCAGCGACAGGATACCCTGCGGATAATGAAATAAGGCAAGTAACCATATTATCAAAACTTTCTGTAGACGGAGATGGTCTTTCTACGAGCACCTTTGTTTTAGGTCTAAAAGACGGTATGAAGTTAATCGAAAGCATTGATGATGTAGAAGGAATTTTTGTTACAAAAGATCATAAAATATATCTCACATCAGGTATAAGAGATTCTTTTGTGTTTGATGAAGTAAATTATGGGGATCAGTATACCGTAGTAAAGTAG
- a CDS encoding 2-isopropylmalate synthase, with product MKNYGKYSKSYFMPPVPSTNWVHKSHIEDAPLWCSVDLRDGNQALVIPMDLDKKVEFFTYLVHLGFKEIEVGFPAASETEYNFLRRLIEDDLIPDDVTIQVLTQSREHIIKKTFEALKGVKNAIVHLYNSTSLAQREQVFKKSQDEIIELGVLGAKLLKEYAEKEEGNFRFEYSPESFTGTEMEFALKICNAILDIWQPSKDNKVIINLPSTVQVSMPHVYASQIEYMSENLKYRDHVIISIHPHNDRGCAIAEAEMGLLAGAQRVEGTLFGNGERTGNVDLVTVALNLFSHGIDPKLNFENIPDVVHFYERITGMFVPPRQPYSGELVFAAFSGSHQDAIAKGMQYRGDHQITGWSVPYLPIDPQDIGREYGSDVIRINSQSGKGGIGFILNENYGFDLPPKMREDIGYTVKNASDHLNKELKPNEVYEIFKKDYVNVEDKIRLIDYHFKRNGEFAVELILNVDGEEKSFLGRGNGRLDSVANAIKENLNISYTIQTYTEHALERGSNSLAAAYVGITIEDKIIWGAGVDTDIIFASIKALVSALNRKFKEK from the coding sequence ATGAAAAATTACGGCAAATACAGTAAATCCTATTTTATGCCACCTGTACCGAGTACAAATTGGGTACATAAAAGCCATATAGAGGATGCTCCCTTATGGTGTAGTGTTGATTTAAGAGATGGAAATCAAGCCTTAGTAATTCCAATGGATTTAGATAAAAAGGTAGAATTTTTTACTTATTTAGTTCATCTAGGTTTCAAAGAAATCGAAGTTGGCTTTCCAGCAGCTTCGGAAACGGAGTATAATTTTTTAAGACGACTAATTGAAGATGATCTAATTCCTGATGATGTAACTATTCAAGTGTTGACTCAATCAAGAGAACATATCATCAAAAAAACCTTTGAAGCTTTGAAGGGTGTAAAGAATGCTATCGTCCACTTATACAATTCTACCTCACTTGCTCAAAGAGAACAGGTATTTAAGAAATCTCAAGATGAGATCATTGAGTTAGGTGTTTTAGGAGCTAAGTTGCTAAAAGAGTATGCCGAGAAGGAAGAAGGAAATTTCCGGTTTGAATATTCACCTGAAAGCTTCACCGGAACCGAGATGGAGTTTGCTCTTAAAATATGTAATGCAATTTTAGATATATGGCAGCCTAGTAAAGATAATAAAGTCATTATCAACCTTCCTTCGACAGTTCAAGTTTCCATGCCTCACGTATATGCTAGCCAAATTGAATACATGTCCGAAAACTTAAAATATAGAGATCATGTTATTATTTCTATACATCCACACAATGATAGAGGTTGTGCTATTGCAGAAGCAGAAATGGGCTTACTTGCTGGCGCACAAAGAGTTGAAGGTACCTTGTTTGGAAATGGCGAACGAACAGGAAATGTAGACTTAGTCACAGTTGCTCTAAATTTGTTCTCCCATGGAATAGATCCAAAGCTAAATTTTGAGAATATTCCTGATGTGGTTCACTTTTACGAACGAATTACAGGCATGTTTGTGCCACCAAGACAGCCATACAGTGGTGAATTGGTATTTGCCGCATTTTCAGGTTCACATCAAGATGCTATTGCCAAAGGAATGCAATATAGAGGAGATCATCAAATTACAGGGTGGAGCGTACCTTATTTACCTATTGACCCGCAAGATATCGGCAGAGAGTATGGAAGCGATGTTATCCGAATTAACAGCCAATCTGGAAAAGGCGGCATAGGCTTTATTTTAAATGAAAATTATGGCTTTGATTTACCACCAAAAATGCGTGAAGATATAGGCTATACTGTCAAAAATGCTTCTGATCACCTAAACAAGGAATTAAAGCCTAATGAAGTTTATGAAATATTTAAAAAAGACTATGTGAATGTAGAGGATAAAATAAGATTGATAGATTATCACTTTAAACGCAATGGAGAATTTGCAGTTGAACTTATCTTAAATGTAGATGGCGAGGAAAAAAGCTTTTTGGGACGTGGAAATGGTCGATTAGATTCTGTTGCTAACGCGATTAAGGAAAATCTAAATATCTCTTATACTATTCAGACCTATACAGAGCACGCCTTAGAAAGAGGATCCAACTCCTTAGCTGCTGCCTATGTAGGTATAACCATAGAAGATAAGATTATCTGGGGTGCTGGAGTAGACACAGATATTATCTTTGCATCCATCAAAGCATTAGTAAGTGCTTTAAATAGAAAATTTAAAGAGAAGTAA
- a CDS encoding helicase C-terminal domain-containing protein, which yields MKEMTIPVRELVEFTLRKGDIDFRYTGRQRGAQGTKAHQRIQKKYKEGDLSEVSISRTIEYEGMNITLQGRIDGIIFDEGQIIIDEIKSTRAPLDEIDEDFSQVHWAQGMVYAFLYSLENNLEEISVQLTYYQLESKEIKRIMRDFVHDELKEYVYENLIKNYIKWAIMIYQWRELRDESISTLSFPHDSYRVGQRKLIISIYKTIQEQKKIFVNGPTGIGKTVSTLFPSIMSMTEGNVEKIFYLTSKNTQREIVESTLYSLIEKQLKVKYTSLTAKEKICFKEQTKCNPEYCEYAKGHFDRLNEAIEDIFNNENTYTKELISQYAQKHTVCPFEFSLDLTLWSDFVLCDYNYIFDPRVSLKRFTEEKGKYVFLIDEAHNLVDRSRDMYSAELGKKQTLSLQKLIGKEHPLYKTLGKINKAFISIRKDEEFDKEKLPEDLMAGVNEFIYKGDKWLAQHNSEASFYDELLQYYFEVNNFIRIGEYYGENYKVIKVKNKDEIIVKLVCLDSSSYIKQSVEKGVSSVFFSATLLPMSYFIELLGGHINEDYHMILESPFPEENGCMMICNQISTTYKNRQNSYEDICQYIYHTMKAKEGNYMIFFPSYEYMEKVYDIFVQNHPEVKTAKQSKSMTELERKEYIDQFDLGENIVAFAVLGGLFSESIDLRGDRLIGVVVVSVGLPKIGEERNLLKEYYDEINGKGFLYAYMYPGFNKVMQGVGRVIRSEKDRGVILLIDTRFAQYSYKNLFPKHWSKARLVKSVGELDENLSEFWKVSGKLNVERGKK from the coding sequence ATGAAAGAAATGACCATACCTGTTAGAGAATTAGTAGAGTTTACTTTGAGAAAAGGTGATATTGATTTTCGTTATACAGGAAGACAAAGAGGTGCTCAAGGAACGAAAGCTCATCAACGCATTCAAAAGAAATACAAAGAAGGTGATCTTTCAGAAGTGAGCATATCTAGAACAATTGAATATGAAGGTATGAATATAACCTTACAAGGTAGAATTGATGGCATTATCTTTGATGAAGGGCAAATTATCATAGATGAGATTAAGAGCACTCGAGCTCCTTTAGATGAGATTGATGAGGATTTTAGTCAGGTCCACTGGGCTCAGGGGATGGTCTATGCATTTTTATATTCTTTAGAAAACAATTTAGAAGAGATTAGTGTTCAATTAACCTATTACCAATTAGAATCTAAGGAAATAAAAAGAATTATGAGAGATTTCGTTCATGATGAGTTAAAAGAATATGTTTACGAGAATTTAATCAAGAATTATATTAAGTGGGCAATTATGATTTATCAATGGCGAGAACTCCGAGATGAGAGCATTAGCACCTTATCTTTTCCTCATGACAGCTATAGGGTGGGGCAAAGAAAATTGATTATTTCTATTTACAAGACCATACAAGAACAAAAGAAAATTTTTGTAAATGGACCTACTGGAATTGGAAAGACCGTATCTACTCTTTTTCCATCTATTATGTCTATGACAGAAGGCAATGTAGAGAAGATTTTTTATCTTACATCTAAAAATACTCAGAGAGAGATTGTTGAGTCTACCCTTTATTCTTTGATAGAAAAACAGTTAAAAGTAAAATACACATCCCTTACGGCAAAAGAAAAAATATGTTTTAAAGAACAAACAAAGTGTAATCCAGAATATTGTGAGTATGCTAAAGGGCATTTTGACCGTTTGAATGAAGCTATAGAAGATATTTTTAATAATGAAAATACGTATACCAAAGAGCTTATTAGTCAATATGCTCAAAAGCACACAGTCTGTCCCTTTGAATTTTCTTTGGATTTGACTTTATGGAGCGATTTCGTTCTTTGTGATTACAATTATATTTTTGATCCTAGAGTTTCACTAAAGCGATTTACAGAAGAAAAGGGAAAGTACGTGTTTTTAATCGACGAAGCCCACAATCTAGTAGATCGGTCTCGAGATATGTACTCAGCTGAACTTGGGAAAAAACAAACCCTAAGCCTTCAAAAACTCATTGGAAAAGAACATCCTTTATACAAGACTTTGGGCAAAATCAATAAGGCTTTTATTTCCATACGGAAAGACGAGGAATTTGATAAAGAAAAACTACCGGAAGATCTTATGGCTGGTGTCAACGAATTTATATATAAGGGAGACAAATGGTTAGCTCAGCACAATAGCGAAGCATCCTTTTATGATGAGCTTTTGCAGTACTATTTTGAGGTAAATAATTTTATTCGCATAGGCGAGTACTACGGAGAAAATTATAAAGTTATAAAAGTTAAAAATAAAGATGAGATTATCGTAAAATTAGTGTGCCTCGATAGTTCTTCGTATATTAAACAAAGCGTAGAAAAAGGAGTATCTTCCGTATTTTTCTCTGCAACATTATTGCCTATGAGTTACTTTATTGAATTATTAGGTGGGCACATCAATGAAGATTATCATATGATTTTAGAATCGCCATTTCCAGAAGAGAATGGGTGCATGATGATATGTAATCAAATAAGTACCACCTATAAAAATAGACAAAATAGTTACGAAGATATTTGTCAATATATTTACCATACTATGAAAGCAAAAGAAGGTAATTATATGATTTTCTTTCCTTCTTATGAATATATGGAAAAAGTATACGATATATTTGTACAAAACCACCCAGAAGTAAAAACAGCAAAACAATCTAAATCTATGACAGAGTTGGAAAGAAAAGAATACATAGATCAATTTGACTTAGGCGAAAACATTGTCGCCTTTGCTGTTTTAGGGGGGCTTTTTTCTGAAAGTATCGACCTTCGAGGAGACCGATTGATTGGCGTAGTGGTAGTCAGTGTGGGCTTACCTAAAATAGGTGAAGAGCGAAACCTGTTAAAAGAATACTACGACGAAATCAATGGTAAGGGTTTTTTGTATGCTTATATGTATCCAGGATTTAATAAAGTAATGCAAGGTGTGGGTAGGGTAATACGTAGTGAAAAAGATCGAGGTGTTATTCTTCTAATAGATACTCGCTTTGCTCAATACAGCTATAAAAACTTATTTCCGAAGCACTGGTCAAAGGCAAGGCTTGTTAAGTCCGTTGGGGAACTAGATGAGAATTTGAGTGAATTTTGGAAAGTTAGCGGAAAGCTGAATGTTGAAAGAGGAAAAAAATAA